CAACCGCTCTTCTCTCGGCCAATTAAAACGCGAAATGGTTTGATTTCTCGGAATTTATCCCTAAATTTGCAACGCTTTTTTCGCCAATTTTCGTGCTACACGTCCGGAAATTTGCGGTCAAGCAGCTGATTAACAATTTATTAATTTAAAATTTTTTGCAATGATGGCTGAATATTTAATGCCTGAAAAGAAGCAAGTGATTTTCGCGAAGTACGGAAAGTCCAATACAGACACCGGCTCTCCAGAGAGTCAAGTTGCTTTATTCTCCTACCGTATCGCTCACCTTACCGAGCACGTTAAGAAGAACAAGAAAGACGTGGTTACCCGTCGTTCCCTTCTCCGTCTCGTAGGTAAAAGACGTCAGCTTTTGGATTACCTCCAGAAAGTAGACATCGAGAGATACAGAGCAATCATCAAGGAGCTTGGTCTCCGTCGATAATCTACGGATAGGAAACAGGGCTTGTCCCAGAAGAGGACAAGCCCATTTTTTTTGAGATTAGAATTCGCTGACGGTCAGCGATTGAAATAGCGGTAAAAGCAGTAATAATGAACATCATCAACAAAAAGATCGAACTCTCCGACGGTAGAGTCATCGAGATCGAGACCGGAAAACTTGCCAAGCAGGCAGACGGCTCGGCAGTCGTAAAAATGGGAGGCACAATGCTTCTCGCCACCGTCACATGTGCTAAAGAAGTAACCGAAGGAACCGACTTCCTTCCTCTCCAGGTTGACTACAAGGAGAAATTCTACGCTGCAGGAAGATTCCCTGGCGGCTTCATGAAACGTGAAGGAAAAGCTTCCGACTATGAAATCCTTATCGCAAGACTTGTGGACAGAGCTCTCAGACCGCTCTTCCCGGATGATTTCCACCTTGCAGTATTCGTAAACATCTGGCTGATCTCAGCCGAAAAGGATATACAGCCTGATGCTCTCGCAGGACTCGCAGCTTCTGCAGCCCTCGCATCCAGCGACCTTCCGTTCCTCGGACCTATCTCAGAGGTTCGCGTATGCCGCATCGACGGCCAGTTCGTGATCAACCCGACTTTCTCTGAAATGGAGAAGGCTGATCTCGAGCTCATGGTTGCAGCAACAGAAGAGAACATCATGATGGTAGAAGGTGAGATGAACGAGGTTACCGAGGATGTAATGCTCGGCGCCATCAAGTTCGCTCACGAAGAAATCAAGCGTCACTGCCGTGTCCAGAAGGAACTCAATGAAGAGTGCG
This portion of the Bacteroidales bacterium WCE2008 genome encodes:
- a CDS encoding small subunit ribosomal protein S15, which gives rise to MAEYLMPEKKQVIFAKYGKSNTDTGSPESQVALFSYRIAHLTEHVKKNKKDVVTRRSLLRLVGKRRQLLDYLQKVDIERYRAIIKELGLRR